In the Sinorhizobium arboris LMG 14919 genome, one interval contains:
- a CDS encoding Fur family transcriptional regulator produces the protein MTRNKNRLEELEGILREGGVRVTRQRAAILKILAEAEDHPDASELHRRAKEIDATVSLSTVYRTLSALEQQGVVQRHAFENATARFETADAPHHDHLIDIETGDVIEFRSDKIEQLQAEIAAELGYELVRHRLELYCRKRKG, from the coding sequence ATGACACGGAACAAGAATCGGCTCGAGGAACTGGAGGGAATCCTGCGCGAAGGCGGCGTGCGCGTCACGCGGCAACGGGCAGCGATCCTGAAGATCCTGGCGGAGGCCGAAGACCACCCGGATGCCAGCGAACTTCATCGGCGCGCGAAGGAAATCGACGCGACCGTGTCGCTCTCGACCGTCTACCGGACGCTATCCGCTTTGGAGCAGCAGGGGGTGGTGCAGCGGCATGCCTTCGAGAATGCCACCGCCCGCTTCGAGACCGCGGACGCCCCCCATCACGACCACCTGATCGATATCGAGACCGGGGACGTGATCGAGTTCCGCTCCGACAAGATCGAGCAGCTTCAGGCGGAAATCGCCGCAGAACTTGGCTATGAGCTGGTCCGCCACCGCCTGGAGCTCTATTGCCGCAAGCGCAAGGGCTGA
- a CDS encoding metal ABC transporter substrate-binding protein, with amino-acid sequence MIQSTRRMILTAAAAALAVSIVPGAAAAAEKFKAVTTFTVIADMAENVAGEAAIVESITKPGAEIHNYQPTPRDILKAHDADLILWNGLNLELWFEKFFQNFDDIPGVVVSEGVEPMGIAEGPYTGKPNPHAWMSPSAALIYVDNILNAFVKYDPANAEIYKANAEAYKKKIEAAVAPIRAELERIPAERRWLVSSEGAFSYLARDFGMKELYLWPINADQQGTPQQVRKVIDVVRANRIPVVFSESTISPDPAEQVARETGAKYGGVLYVDSLSEADGPVPTYIDLLRVTSETIAKGLSQ; translated from the coding sequence ATGATTCAGTCAACGAGGCGCATGATATTGACGGCGGCAGCGGCGGCGCTTGCCGTTTCGATCGTTCCAGGGGCGGCCGCGGCGGCCGAAAAGTTCAAGGCCGTCACCACGTTCACCGTCATTGCCGATATGGCTGAGAACGTCGCCGGCGAGGCGGCAATCGTCGAATCGATTACCAAGCCCGGGGCGGAGATCCACAATTACCAGCCCACTCCGCGCGACATCCTCAAGGCGCATGACGCCGATCTCATCCTGTGGAACGGGCTGAACCTGGAGCTCTGGTTCGAAAAGTTCTTCCAGAATTTCGACGACATTCCGGGCGTCGTCGTCTCCGAGGGAGTGGAGCCGATGGGAATCGCCGAAGGGCCCTACACCGGCAAGCCGAATCCGCATGCCTGGATGTCCCCATCGGCCGCCCTGATTTATGTCGACAATATCCTGAACGCCTTCGTGAAGTACGATCCGGCGAATGCCGAGATCTACAAGGCCAATGCCGAAGCCTACAAGAAGAAGATCGAGGCGGCGGTCGCACCCATCCGCGCCGAGCTCGAAAGGATCCCGGCGGAAAGGCGATGGCTGGTGTCGAGCGAGGGTGCCTTCAGCTATCTCGCCCGCGATTTCGGCATGAAGGAGCTTTATCTTTGGCCGATCAATGCCGACCAGCAAGGCACGCCGCAGCAGGTACGCAAGGTGATCGACGTGGTTCGGGCCAATCGGATTCCCGTGGTCTTTTCCGAGAGCACCATTTCGCCTGACCCGGCTGAGCAGGTCGCGCGGGAGACGGGTGCAAAATACGGGGGCGTGCTCTATGTCGACTCCTTGAGCGAGGCCGACGGTCCCGTTCCGACCTATATCGATCTGCTGCGCGTTACATCGGAAACGATCGCGAAAGGCTTGTCGCAATGA
- a CDS encoding metal ABC transporter permease has translation MISTLSEPFAYSYMVNAMWVSALVGAVCAFLSAYLMLKGWSLIGDALSHSIVPGVAGAYMLGLPFSLGAFFSGALAAAAMVFLNQRTRLKEDTIIGLIFTSFFGLGLFMVSLSPTSVNIQTIVLGNILAITPADTLQLAIIGVVSLLVLSAKWKDLMVTFFDESHARSIGINTTFLKVLFFTLLSACTVAALQTVGAFLVIAMVVTPGATAYLLTDRFPRLIMISIAIGALTSFAGAYASYFLDGATGGIIIVLQTLIFLSAFILAPKHGLLAARRRAAQALEVAQ, from the coding sequence ATGATCTCCACGCTCAGCGAACCGTTCGCCTATAGCTACATGGTGAATGCCATGTGGGTCAGTGCGCTTGTCGGCGCGGTCTGCGCGTTCCTGTCGGCCTATCTCATGCTGAAAGGCTGGTCGCTGATCGGCGATGCGCTCTCCCACTCGATCGTGCCGGGTGTCGCCGGCGCCTATATGCTCGGGCTTCCCTTTTCGCTCGGCGCCTTCTTTTCCGGTGCGCTCGCCGCGGCCGCCATGGTGTTCCTCAACCAGCGCACGCGGCTCAAAGAGGACACGATTATCGGCCTGATCTTCACCTCCTTCTTCGGCCTCGGCCTGTTCATGGTCTCTCTGTCGCCGACCTCGGTGAACATCCAGACGATCGTGCTCGGTAACATTCTCGCCATCACTCCGGCCGACACGTTGCAGCTCGCCATCATCGGTGTCGTCTCGCTGCTGGTCCTGTCCGCCAAGTGGAAGGACCTGATGGTGACCTTCTTCGATGAAAGCCACGCCCGTTCCATCGGCATCAACACCACCTTCCTGAAGGTGCTCTTCTTCACGCTGCTGTCGGCCTGCACGGTGGCGGCGCTGCAGACGGTCGGCGCATTCCTCGTCATCGCCATGGTCGTGACACCCGGCGCGACCGCCTATCTCCTGACCGACCGTTTTCCGCGGCTGATCATGATCAGCATCGCAATCGGGGCCCTGACGAGTTTCGCCGGCGCCTATGCGAGCTACTTCCTCGACGGCGCAACCGGCGGCATCATCATCGTGCTGCAGACGCTCATCTTTCTTTCCGCTTTCATCCTTGCCCCGAAGCACGGACTTCTCGCGGCCCGCCGCCGCGCCGCGCAGGCACTGGAGGTCGCGCAATGA
- a CDS encoding nucleobase:cation symporter-2 family protein — protein MANGTEETAASTRPEDERLGIGANLAYGLQHVLTMYGGIVAVPLILGQAAGLGPGDIGLLITASLFAGGLATILQTVGLPFFGSQLPLVQGVSFSGVATMIAISGNGGLQSVLGAVIAASLIGLLITPVFSRITRFFPPLVTGIVITTIGLTLMPVAARWAMGGNSSAPDFGSPANIQLAAATLVIVLLLSKLGSAAISRLSILIALIIGTAIAYFAGMADFSQVTEGPFFALPQIFHFGYPTFEVAAIASMFIVIMVTLVETSADMLAVGEIIETKVDSRRLGDGLRADMLSSLLAPIFGSFTQSAFAQNVGLVAVTGVKSRYVVATGGLFLVMLGLLPVMGRVVAAVPSSVLGGAGIVLFGTVAASGIRTLSKVDYTNNMNLVIVATSIGFGMIPIASPTFYEHFPAWVETIFHSGISSAALMAISLNLIFNHMTAGNSDQQSVFVAGMERTLRYQDIARLHDGDYFLNGKLYDANGIEVPVIAAEAH, from the coding sequence TTGGCAAACGGTACAGAGGAAACCGCAGCATCAACGCGCCCGGAAGATGAGAGACTCGGCATCGGCGCCAATCTGGCCTATGGCCTGCAACACGTGTTGACGATGTATGGAGGCATCGTCGCCGTACCCCTTATCCTGGGCCAGGCCGCAGGTCTCGGCCCCGGCGACATCGGCCTGCTCATCACCGCATCCCTATTTGCCGGCGGCCTCGCCACCATATTGCAGACCGTCGGCCTGCCCTTCTTCGGAAGCCAGTTGCCGCTGGTACAGGGCGTTTCCTTTTCCGGCGTGGCGACGATGATCGCCATTTCCGGCAATGGAGGTCTCCAGTCGGTGCTCGGCGCCGTCATCGCCGCCTCGCTGATCGGGCTGCTGATCACGCCCGTATTTTCGCGGATCACCCGCTTTTTCCCGCCGCTCGTCACCGGCATCGTGATCACCACGATCGGCTTGACGCTGATGCCTGTGGCCGCGCGCTGGGCCATGGGCGGCAATAGCAGCGCGCCCGATTTCGGCAGTCCCGCCAATATCCAGCTTGCGGCGGCCACGCTCGTCATCGTGCTCCTGCTCAGCAAGCTCGGAAGCGCCGCGATCTCGCGCCTCTCGATACTGATCGCTCTGATCATCGGTACGGCGATAGCCTATTTCGCCGGCATGGCGGACTTCTCGCAGGTGACCGAAGGGCCCTTCTTCGCTCTTCCGCAGATCTTTCACTTCGGCTACCCGACCTTCGAGGTCGCGGCGATCGCTTCGATGTTCATCGTCATCATGGTGACCCTGGTCGAGACTTCTGCGGACATGCTGGCGGTCGGCGAGATCATCGAGACGAAAGTGGATTCGCGCCGGCTCGGCGACGGCCTCAGGGCCGACATGCTCTCAAGCCTGCTCGCACCGATCTTCGGCTCCTTCACCCAGAGCGCCTTTGCCCAGAATGTGGGGCTCGTGGCAGTTACGGGCGTCAAAAGCCGCTATGTGGTTGCAACCGGCGGCCTGTTTCTCGTCATGCTCGGCCTTCTGCCGGTCATGGGCCGCGTCGTGGCGGCGGTTCCGAGCTCGGTGCTCGGAGGCGCCGGCATCGTGCTCTTCGGCACGGTCGCGGCGAGCGGCATCCGCACGCTGTCGAAGGTGGACTATACCAACAACATGAATCTGGTCATCGTCGCGACCTCCATCGGCTTCGGCATGATCCCGATCGCCTCGCCGACCTTCTACGAGCATTTCCCGGCCTGGGTCGAGACGATCTTCCATTCCGGCATCAGTTCCGCCGCACTGATGGCGATCAGCCTCAACCTGATCTTCAACCACATGACTGCCGGAAATTCGGACCAGCAATCGGTCTTCGTCGCCGGTATGGAGCGGACGCTTCGCTACCAGGACATCGCGCGGCTGCACGACGGCGATTACTTCCTCAATGGCAAGCTCTACGACGCCAACGGCATCGAGGTGCCGGTGATCGCTGCGGAAGCGCATTGA
- a CDS encoding ABC transporter substrate-binding protein — MRRHLLTTTAAMLLAFTGSAFAGMDEAKQFLDKEVGDMSSLDRAAQEAEMQWFVDAAKPFAGMEIKVVSETITTHEYESKVLAPAFTAITGIKITHDLIGEGDVVEKLQTQMQSGENVYDAYINDSDLIGTHWRYQQARSLTDFMENEGKDVTNPNLDIDDFIGKSFTTAPDGKLYQLPDQQFANLYWFRYDWFNDEKNKADFKAKYGYELGVPVNWSAYEDIAEFFTGREIDGKKVYGHMDYGKKDPSLGWRFTDAWLSMAGNGDKGIPNGKPVDEWGIKVDENSRPVGSCVARGGDTNGPASVYAIQKYLDWMKAYAPAAAQGMTFSESGPVPSQGEIAQQMFTYTAFTADFVKEGLPVVNEDGTPKWRFAPSPHGVYWKDGMKLGYQDAGSWTLLKSTPDDRAKAAWLYAQFVTSKTVDVKKSHVGLTFIRQSTLDHQSFTDRAPKLGGLIEFYRSPARLQWSPTGTNVPDYPKLAQLWWQAIGDASSGAKTAQEAMDSLCAEQEKVLQRLERAGVQGDIGPKLAEEHDLEYWNAEAVKAGNLAPQLKVENEKEKPTTVNYDELVKSWQTN, encoded by the coding sequence ATGCGAAGGCACCTTTTGACAACGACGGCGGCTATGCTGCTGGCATTTACCGGATCGGCCTTTGCCGGGATGGATGAGGCAAAGCAGTTCCTGGACAAGGAAGTCGGCGACATGTCCTCGCTCGACCGCGCCGCCCAGGAAGCGGAGATGCAATGGTTCGTCGATGCGGCAAAGCCTTTTGCCGGCATGGAGATCAAGGTCGTTTCCGAAACGATCACCACCCATGAATACGAATCGAAAGTGCTGGCCCCGGCCTTCACCGCGATCACCGGCATCAAGATCACCCATGATCTGATCGGCGAAGGCGACGTCGTCGAAAAACTGCAGACGCAGATGCAGTCGGGCGAGAACGTCTATGACGCCTATATCAACGACTCTGACCTGATCGGCACGCACTGGCGCTACCAGCAGGCGCGCAGCCTGACCGACTTCATGGAAAACGAGGGCAAGGACGTCACCAACCCCAATCTCGATATCGACGACTTCATCGGCAAGTCCTTCACCACTGCCCCGGACGGCAAGCTGTATCAGCTTCCCGACCAGCAATTCGCGAACCTCTACTGGTTCCGCTACGACTGGTTCAACGACGAGAAGAACAAGGCAGACTTCAAGGCGAAGTACGGCTACGAGCTCGGCGTTCCGGTCAACTGGTCGGCCTATGAGGATATTGCCGAATTCTTCACGGGCCGCGAGATCGACGGCAAGAAGGTCTATGGTCACATGGACTACGGTAAGAAGGACCCGTCGCTCGGCTGGCGATTCACCGATGCCTGGCTCTCGATGGCCGGCAACGGCGACAAGGGCATACCGAACGGCAAGCCGGTCGATGAGTGGGGCATCAAGGTCGACGAGAACTCGCGGCCCGTCGGATCCTGCGTTGCACGCGGCGGCGACACCAATGGCCCGGCCTCGGTCTATGCCATCCAGAAGTATCTCGACTGGATGAAGGCCTATGCGCCGGCTGCTGCCCAGGGTATGACCTTCTCGGAGTCCGGCCCGGTGCCATCGCAGGGCGAGATCGCCCAGCAGATGTTCACCTATACGGCCTTCACCGCCGATTTCGTGAAGGAGGGCTTGCCGGTCGTGAACGAGGACGGTACGCCGAAGTGGCGTTTCGCTCCGAGCCCGCACGGCGTCTACTGGAAGGACGGCATGAAGCTCGGCTATCAGGACGCCGGGTCCTGGACGCTTCTGAAGTCGACGCCGGACGATCGGGCCAAGGCGGCCTGGCTCTACGCACAGTTCGTGACCTCCAAGACGGTGGACGTGAAGAAGAGCCATGTCGGCCTCACCTTCATCCGCCAGTCCACGCTCGATCATCAGAGCTTCACCGATCGCGCGCCGAAACTCGGCGGCCTCATCGAGTTCTACCGTTCGCCGGCCCGTCTGCAGTGGTCGCCGACCGGAACGAACGTGCCTGACTATCCGAAACTCGCGCAGCTCTGGTGGCAGGCGATCGGCGATGCTTCCTCCGGCGCGAAGACCGCCCAGGAAGCGATGGACTCGCTCTGCGCCGAGCAGGAAAAGGTGCTGCAGCGCCTCGAGCGCGCCGGCGTCCAGGGCGACATCGGTCCGAAGCTCGCCGAAGAGCACGACCTTGAATACTGGAACGCGGAAGCCGTGAAGGCCGGCAACCTCGCACCGCAGCTCAAGGTCGAGAACGAGAAGGAAAAGCCGACCACCGTCAATTACGACGAACTGGTCAAGAGCTGGCAGACGAACTGA
- a CDS encoding DMT family transporter → MDRPHLALELLLLVALATLWGASYTFIKIGVETIPPVTLIAARTLIAGTVLLALIAWRGLTLPRGGAMWWRFLFQACLNSVVPFTLIAWSERTIDAGVAAILNSTTPIFAFLLTALITRHEPVTARKFLGVLAGITGIGLIIGLEAFRGIGDQLVPQLAVVLATVCYAGAAIFGKGFKGLDPMIPAAGSLLAGAALLLPVSLVADRPWTLAPSPESLIALVCLSVFSTALAFVIYFRLIHTLGSVGATAQAYVRVPIGVAIGVMFLGETLSATAWLGLGCVVAGVAAMTIPATAPRVLPNAQRSL, encoded by the coding sequence ATGGACAGGCCGCATCTCGCTCTCGAACTGCTTCTGCTTGTCGCCCTCGCAACGCTCTGGGGCGCCTCCTACACCTTCATCAAGATCGGCGTCGAGACCATTCCACCGGTGACGCTGATTGCCGCGCGAACGCTGATTGCCGGCACGGTTCTTCTTGCGCTGATCGCATGGCGCGGCCTGACACTGCCGCGCGGCGGGGCGATGTGGTGGCGCTTCCTGTTCCAGGCCTGCCTCAACAGCGTCGTCCCCTTCACCCTGATCGCCTGGTCGGAGCGCACGATCGATGCCGGTGTGGCGGCCATCCTCAACTCCACCACGCCGATCTTCGCCTTCCTCCTGACGGCGCTGATCACCCGGCACGAGCCGGTTACGGCGCGCAAGTTCCTGGGCGTCCTTGCGGGGATCACAGGCATCGGGCTGATCATCGGCCTCGAAGCCTTCCGCGGCATCGGCGATCAGCTTGTCCCGCAACTTGCCGTCGTGCTGGCGACTGTTTGCTACGCCGGGGCAGCGATCTTCGGGAAGGGTTTCAAGGGCCTCGACCCGATGATCCCCGCCGCAGGATCGCTTCTCGCGGGTGCGGCCCTGCTCCTGCCGGTAAGCCTTGTCGCGGATCGGCCGTGGACGCTCGCCCCCTCGCCGGAATCGCTGATCGCACTCGTCTGCCTGTCCGTCTTCTCGACGGCCCTGGCATTCGTCATCTATTTCCGGTTAATCCACACGCTCGGCTCCGTCGGCGCAACGGCACAGGCCTATGTGCGCGTTCCGATCGGCGTCGCCATCGGCGTGATGTTTCTCGGGGAGACGCTTTCGGCGACCGCGTGGCTCGGGCTCGGCTGCGTCGTCGCCGGCGTCGCGGCAATGACGATCCCGGCGACAGCGCCGCGCGTCCTGCCGAACGCGCAAAGGTCACTGTAG
- a CDS encoding DUF2160 domain-containing protein produces the protein MATIATRKNRWPVALAAVLVVYVVTAGLLVSVLPVKDGERDWFAPLVPGGWMAWSFPTAMFFLTIFALLSLMAVWEYARPGGSPRVGILRFETTRGDRLFVSLLGSAFIHLAWLGLVGANLWWAVALSVIYAAGVFRYV, from the coding sequence ATGGCAACCATCGCCACTCGCAAGAACCGCTGGCCCGTCGCACTTGCCGCCGTGCTCGTCGTATATGTCGTCACTGCTGGCCTGCTCGTCTCCGTTCTGCCGGTGAAGGACGGCGAGCGCGACTGGTTCGCCCCGCTGGTCCCCGGAGGCTGGATGGCCTGGTCCTTCCCCACCGCCATGTTCTTTCTGACGATCTTCGCGCTCCTGTCGCTGATGGCTGTGTGGGAATATGCCCGGCCCGGCGGAAGTCCGCGCGTCGGCATACTGCGCTTCGAGACGACGCGCGGCGACCGGCTCTTCGTGTCGCTGCTCGGAAGCGCATTCATTCACCTCGCCTGGCTGGGACTGGTCGGCGCAAATCTCTGGTGGGCGGTCGCCCTGTCGGTGATCTATGCGGCCGGCGTCTTCCGCTACGTCTGA
- a CDS encoding carbohydrate ABC transporter permease has translation MMTNKQPLSQRLSWLVPTLYIVFLLLPIYWLVNMSFKETSEILAGFSLWPRNPTLRNYEVIFTDPSWYSGYINSIIYVVLNTVISVTVALPAAYAFSRYRFLGDKHLFFWLLTNRMAPPAVFALPFFQLYSAFGLIDTHIAVAIAHCLFNVPLAVWILEGFMSGVPKEIDETAYIDGYSFPRFFVKIFVPLIASGIGVAAFFCFMFSWVELLIARTLTTTDAKPIAATMTRTVSASGLDWGVLAAAGVLTIIPGALVIYFVRNYIAKGFALGRV, from the coding sequence ATGATGACCAACAAGCAACCGCTTTCGCAGCGCCTCTCCTGGCTGGTGCCGACGCTCTATATCGTCTTCCTGCTCCTGCCGATCTACTGGCTCGTCAATATGAGTTTCAAGGAGACGAGCGAAATCCTCGCCGGCTTCTCGCTATGGCCGCGGAACCCGACGCTGAGGAACTACGAGGTGATCTTCACCGATCCCTCCTGGTATTCCGGCTATATCAACTCGATCATCTACGTAGTGCTGAACACCGTCATCTCGGTCACCGTGGCCCTGCCGGCAGCCTACGCATTCTCGCGCTACCGCTTTCTCGGCGACAAGCACCTGTTCTTCTGGCTGCTCACCAACCGGATGGCTCCCCCGGCGGTTTTCGCGCTGCCCTTCTTCCAGCTCTATTCCGCCTTCGGACTTATCGACACGCATATCGCCGTGGCGATCGCGCATTGCCTGTTCAACGTGCCGCTCGCCGTCTGGATCCTGGAAGGCTTCATGTCCGGGGTGCCGAAGGAGATCGACGAGACCGCCTATATCGACGGCTATTCCTTCCCACGCTTCTTCGTGAAGATCTTCGTGCCGCTGATCGCATCGGGCATCGGCGTCGCGGCCTTCTTCTGCTTCATGTTCTCGTGGGTGGAGCTCCTGATCGCCCGCACGCTGACGACGACGGATGCCAAGCCAATTGCCGCAACCATGACGCGCACGGTCTCGGCCTCCGGTCTCGACTGGGGCGTGCTCGCCGCCGCCGGCGTGTTGACGATCATACCCGGCGCGCTCGTCATCTATTTCGTTCGCAACTACATCGCCAAGGGCTTCGCCCTGGGGAGGGTCTGA
- a CDS encoding nucleobase:cation symporter-2 family protein, with product MNDASSIHPVDERLPVGRLATLGIQHVLVMYGGAVAVPLIVGRALQLSPEDVAFLISADLFVCGIVTIIQSLGLTRGIGIRLPVMMGVTFAAVGPMVSMAAMTPGIDGARTIFGAIIGAGLVAILIAPIMGRLLRFFPPVVTGTIILVIGVTLMRVGVNWIFGNPFGPTAPKLVDPAHVQWLADLKQLAATGGPAVPDGLVLGPTVPNPIYAEPGHVALAAFVLVSILAVARFGKGLISNIAVLIGIVIGCVAAALLGMMHFDRVASAGWFAVVTPLRFGMPIFDPVLIATMSLVMIVVMIESTGMFLALGEMTNRDVTQQQLTAGLRVDGLGTVIGGLFNTFPYTSFSQNVGLVGVTGVKSRYVCVMGGAIMILLGVIPKMGALVEAVPTFVLGGAGLVMFGMVAATGVRILSTVDFKSSRNNLFVVAVSVGFGLIPMIAPNFLMWMPHAIHPIIESGIVLAAVSAVVLNAFFNGLSIERSACVEAARLADGH from the coding sequence ATGAACGACGCATCCAGCATACATCCCGTGGACGAACGCCTTCCGGTCGGCAGGCTTGCGACGCTCGGGATACAGCATGTTCTTGTCATGTATGGCGGCGCAGTCGCGGTTCCGCTGATCGTCGGCCGGGCGCTGCAGCTGAGCCCGGAAGACGTCGCCTTTCTGATTTCGGCGGACCTGTTCGTCTGCGGCATCGTCACCATCATCCAGTCGCTCGGACTGACCAGGGGCATAGGCATCCGCCTTCCGGTGATGATGGGCGTCACATTTGCCGCCGTCGGTCCCATGGTCTCCATGGCCGCCATGACGCCGGGGATCGACGGGGCACGAACGATCTTCGGTGCGATCATCGGCGCCGGCCTCGTCGCGATTCTCATCGCGCCGATCATGGGACGCCTGTTGAGGTTCTTTCCGCCCGTGGTCACCGGCACGATCATTCTCGTCATCGGCGTGACCCTGATGCGCGTCGGCGTCAACTGGATTTTCGGCAATCCCTTCGGTCCGACGGCGCCGAAACTCGTCGATCCGGCCCATGTCCAGTGGCTGGCTGACTTGAAGCAGCTCGCAGCAACCGGCGGACCGGCCGTGCCGGACGGTCTCGTTCTCGGCCCGACGGTGCCAAACCCTATCTATGCCGAACCCGGCCATGTGGCGCTTGCCGCCTTCGTGCTGGTCTCCATTCTCGCGGTGGCGCGCTTCGGCAAAGGGCTCATCAGCAACATCGCGGTTCTGATCGGCATCGTGATCGGATGCGTCGCGGCGGCCCTGCTCGGCATGATGCATTTCGATCGCGTGGCGAGCGCCGGCTGGTTCGCCGTCGTGACACCCTTGCGCTTCGGCATGCCGATCTTCGATCCGGTGCTGATCGCCACCATGTCGCTCGTCATGATCGTCGTGATGATCGAATCGACCGGCATGTTCCTGGCGCTCGGCGAGATGACCAACCGCGATGTCACGCAACAACAACTGACCGCAGGGCTCCGGGTGGACGGCCTCGGCACCGTCATCGGCGGTCTCTTCAACACCTTCCCCTATACGAGCTTCTCGCAGAATGTCGGCCTCGTCGGCGTCACCGGCGTCAAGAGCCGTTACGTCTGCGTGATGGGCGGCGCCATCATGATCCTGCTGGGCGTTATCCCGAAAATGGGCGCGCTGGTCGAGGCGGTACCGACCTTCGTTCTCGGCGGAGCGGGGCTCGTGATGTTCGGCATGGTGGCGGCAACCGGCGTCAGGATTCTCTCGACGGTCGACTTCAAGTCCTCGCGCAACAACCTGTTCGTGGTCGCCGTCTCCGTCGGCTTCGGCCTCATTCCGATGATCGCACCCAACTTCCTGATGTGGATGCCGCATGCGATCCATCCCATCATCGAGTCCGGCATAGTGTTGGCCGCGGTCTCGGCCGTCGTGCTCAATGCCTTCTTCAACGGCCTCAGCATCGAGCGTTCCGCATGCGTCGAGGCCGCGCGGCTGGCAGACGGCCATTAG
- a CDS encoding manganese/iron ABC transporter ATP-binding protein, producing the protein MNLQEKARAYPGAAPQEGGRGIRVSGATVTYRNGHRALRDASFEIPTGTIAALVGVNGSGKSTLFKAIMGFVRLAKGDISILGLTVPQALRQNLVAYVPQAEEVDWNFPVLVEDVVMMGRYGHMKMLRIPKKADRDAVEAALARVGMSEFRKRQIGELSGGQKKRVFLARALAQNGRVILLDEPFTGVDVKTEDAIIRLLVALREEGRVMLVSTHNLGSVPEFCDRTILLKNTVLAYGPTETTFTRENLELAFGGVLRHFVLGGENLHDDADPRQLSVISDDERPLVMYGARDRMVAQPAKPESESEADSE; encoded by the coding sequence ATGAACCTTCAGGAAAAGGCTCGCGCCTATCCGGGAGCGGCCCCGCAAGAGGGGGGCAGGGGCATTCGTGTCAGCGGCGCCACGGTGACCTACCGCAATGGCCACCGGGCGCTGCGTGACGCCTCCTTCGAAATCCCTACGGGCACCATCGCGGCCCTTGTCGGCGTCAACGGCAGCGGCAAGTCGACGCTGTTCAAGGCGATCATGGGATTCGTCCGGCTGGCAAAGGGCGACATCTCGATCCTTGGGCTCACCGTGCCGCAGGCTCTCAGACAGAACCTCGTCGCCTATGTGCCCCAGGCCGAAGAGGTCGACTGGAATTTTCCGGTTCTCGTCGAAGACGTGGTGATGATGGGCCGTTACGGCCACATGAAAATGCTTCGCATCCCGAAAAAGGCCGACCGCGACGCGGTCGAGGCGGCACTGGCGCGGGTCGGCATGAGCGAGTTCCGCAAGCGTCAGATCGGGGAGCTTTCCGGCGGCCAGAAGAAGCGGGTCTTCCTGGCACGGGCGCTTGCTCAGAACGGCCGCGTCATCCTGCTCGACGAGCCTTTCACCGGTGTCGACGTGAAGACGGAGGACGCGATCATCCGCCTGCTCGTCGCACTTCGCGAAGAGGGGCGTGTGATGCTCGTCTCCACCCACAATCTCGGAAGCGTGCCGGAATTCTGCGACCGCACGATCCTCCTGAAGAACACGGTGCTCGCCTACGGCCCGACGGAAACCACCTTCACGCGTGAAAATCTGGAGCTCGCCTTCGGGGGCGTGCTGCGTCACTTCGTGCTTGGCGGCGAGAACCTCCATGATGATGCCGACCCACGCCAGCTCTCGGTCATCAGTGACGACGAGCGCCCGCTCGTCATGTATGGCGCCCGCGACCGCATGGTTGCCCAGCCGGCCAAGCCGGAGTCAGAATCCGAGGCGGACTCCGAATGA